A genomic segment from Diospyros lotus cultivar Yz01 chromosome 5, ASM1463336v1, whole genome shotgun sequence encodes:
- the LOC127801319 gene encoding thiamine biosynthetic bifunctional enzyme TH1, chloroplastic isoform X5: MRSQTQVSPKGFGQSRVSDSLFAKSRIHPSLMAMQEEGRGRVMKLPSDSSKVRIPHVLTVAGSDSGAGAGIQADLKACAARGVYCSTVITSVTAQNTVGVQGVNIVPEDFVAEQLKSVLSDMHVDVVKTGMLPSIGMVKVLYDSLKQFPVQVEYLKAALVVDPVMVSTSGDVLAGPSVYADFREVLLPMADIVTPNLKEASVLLGGFQLETVDDMCSAAKSIHDMGPRNVLVKGGDLAASLDAVDIFFDGENFYELRSPRIKTRNTHGTGCTLASCIAAELAKGSSMLSAVKVAKRYVETALDYSQDIAIGDGLQGPFDHLFKLKSNVHGTCRSLPFDPDDLLLYAITDSGMNKKWGRSITDAVRAAIEGGATILQLREKDSETRDFLEAAKACVEICRSHGVPLIINDRIDVAIACDSDGVHVGQSDMPAGVARTLLGPEKIIGVSCKTPEQAQQAWVDGADYIGCGGVFPTSTKASDITVSLEGLKAVCLSSKLPVVAIGGIGLSNARSVLEIGVPTLKGVAVVSALFDRESVLTETRKMHALLKEVALPVK, encoded by the exons ATGCGAAGCCAAACTCAAGTTTCCCCAAAAGGATTTGGTCAATCTAGGGTTTCAGACTCTCTGTTTGCAAAGTCAAGAATTCACCCGAGTTTGATGGCAATGCAAGAAGAAGGTAGGGGGCGCGTGATGAAACTCCCAAGTGATAGCTCTAAGGTGAGAATTCCCCATGTTCTCACTGTGGCCGGTTCTGATTCTGGAGCTGGTGCTGGAATTCAAGCTGACCTCAAGGCTTGTGCTGCCCGTGGCGTGTACTGTTCCACTGTTATCACTTCTGTCACTGCACAGAACACAGTTGGAGTTCAG GGTGTGAATATTGTGCCAGAGGATTTTGTTGCAGAACAATTAAAGTCCGTGCTCTCTGACATGCATGTTGATGTT GTGAAAACTGGCATGCTTCCTTCTATTGGCATGGTCAAGGTTTTGTACGACAGTCTTAAGCAGTTCCCAGTTCAAG TTGAATATTTGAAGGCAGCTTTAGTTGTTGACCCTGTCATGGTATCTACAAGTGGAGATGTACTGGCTGGTCCTTCAGTTTATGCTGATTTTCG GGAAGTTCTTCTTCCTATGGCTGACATTGTCACTCCAAATTTAAAAGAAGCATCTGTTTTACTCGGTGGTTTTCAGTTGGAAACAGTAGATGACATGTGTTCTGCTGCAAAATCTATCCATGATATGGGACCAAG AAATGTACTTGTCAAAGGTGGAGACCTTGCTGCTTCATTGGATGCTGTTGATATTTTCTTCGATG GTGAGAATTTCTATGAGCTTCGTTCACCCCGCATAAAAACTCGTAATACTCATGGAACTGGCTGCACTTTGGCTTCTTGTATAGCAGCCGAGCTTGCGAAAGGTTCTTCAATGCTATCAGCTGTTAAG GTAGCTAAACGCTATGTTGAAACTGCCCTGGATTACAGCCAAGACATTGCCATTGGAGATGGACTTCAGGGTCCTTTTGACCATCTATTTAAGCTTAAGAGTAATGTCCATGGTACATGTAGATCACTTCCATTTGATCCAGATGATCTCTTGTTATATGCTATTACTGATTCTGGGATGAACAAAAAGTGGGGACGTTCCATTACAGATGCCGTCAGAGCTGCTATAGAAGGAGGTGCCACCATTCTCCAGCTAAG GGAAAAGGATTCTGAAACTAGGGATTTTCTTGAAGCAGCAAAAGCATGTGTTGAAATTTGCCGTTCCCATGGTGTTCCTCTTATAATAAATGACAGAATTGATGTTGCCATTGCTTGTGATTCCGATGGTGTGCATGTTGGTCAGTCGGACATGCCTGCTGGTGTTGCTCGCACTCTCCTTGGGCCTGAAAAGATCATTGGCGTTTCATGCAAAACCCCAGAGCAAGCTCAGCAAGCGTGGGTGGATGGTGCTGATTACATTGGTTGCGGTGGTGTATTTCCTACAAGTACAAAAGCAAGCGATATCACTGTTTCTTTGGAAGGGTTAAAAGCTGTATGTTTGTCTTCCAAGTTACCGGTGGTTGCCATAGGAGGCATCGGACTTTCAAATGCGCGGTCTGTATTGGAAATAGGCGTCCCTACTCTAAAGGGTGTTGCAGTTGTTTCGGCTCTTTTTGATAGAGAATCTGTTTTGACTGAGACCAGGAAGATGCATGCACTGCTAAAGGAGGTAGCCTTGCCTGTAAAATAa
- the LOC127801319 gene encoding thiamine biosynthetic bifunctional enzyme TH1, chloroplastic isoform X2, with product MLDRSLQIEQEIQDHHQFLRMGYSSCSQLLSGPLFFSKNCLRMRSQTQVSPKGFGQSRVSDSLFAKSRIHPSLMAMQEEGRGRVMKLPSDSSKVRIPHVLTVAGSDSGAGAGIQADLKACAARGVYCSTVITSVTAQNTVGVQGVNIVPEDFVAEQLKSVLSDMHVDVVKTGMLPSIGMVKVLYDSLKQFPVQALVVDPVMVSTSGDVLAGPSVYADFREVLLPMADIVTPNLKEASVLLGGFQLETVDDMCSAAKSIHDMGPRNVLVKGGDLAASLDAVDIFFDGENFYELRSPRIKTRNTHGTGCTLASCIAAELAKGSSMLSAVKVAKRYVETALDYSQDIAIGDGLQGPFDHLFKLKSNVHGTCRSLPFDPDDLLLYAITDSGMNKKWGRSITDAVRAAIEGGATILQLREKDSETRDFLEAAKACVEICRSHGVPLIINDRIDVAIACDSDGVHVGQSDMPAGVARTLLGPEKIIGVSCKTPEQAQQAWVDGADYIGCGGVFPTSTKASDITVSLEGLKAVCLSSKLPVVAIGGIGLSNARSVLEIGVPTLKGVAVVSALFDRESVLTETRKMHALLKEVALPVK from the exons ATGTTAGATCGAAGTCTACAAATAGAGCAAGAGATTCAAGACCATCACCAGTTCCTTCGCATGGGTTACAGCAGCTGCTCTCAACTTCTATCCGGTCCCCTATTCTTCTCCAAG AATTGTTTGCGAATGCGAAGCCAAACTCAAGTTTCCCCAAAAGGATTTGGTCAATCTAGGGTTTCAGACTCTCTGTTTGCAAAGTCAAGAATTCACCCGAGTTTGATGGCAATGCAAGAAGAAGGTAGGGGGCGCGTGATGAAACTCCCAAGTGATAGCTCTAAGGTGAGAATTCCCCATGTTCTCACTGTGGCCGGTTCTGATTCTGGAGCTGGTGCTGGAATTCAAGCTGACCTCAAGGCTTGTGCTGCCCGTGGCGTGTACTGTTCCACTGTTATCACTTCTGTCACTGCACAGAACACAGTTGGAGTTCAG GGTGTGAATATTGTGCCAGAGGATTTTGTTGCAGAACAATTAAAGTCCGTGCTCTCTGACATGCATGTTGATGTT GTGAAAACTGGCATGCTTCCTTCTATTGGCATGGTCAAGGTTTTGTACGACAGTCTTAAGCAGTTCCCAGTTCAAG CTTTAGTTGTTGACCCTGTCATGGTATCTACAAGTGGAGATGTACTGGCTGGTCCTTCAGTTTATGCTGATTTTCG GGAAGTTCTTCTTCCTATGGCTGACATTGTCACTCCAAATTTAAAAGAAGCATCTGTTTTACTCGGTGGTTTTCAGTTGGAAACAGTAGATGACATGTGTTCTGCTGCAAAATCTATCCATGATATGGGACCAAG AAATGTACTTGTCAAAGGTGGAGACCTTGCTGCTTCATTGGATGCTGTTGATATTTTCTTCGATG GTGAGAATTTCTATGAGCTTCGTTCACCCCGCATAAAAACTCGTAATACTCATGGAACTGGCTGCACTTTGGCTTCTTGTATAGCAGCCGAGCTTGCGAAAGGTTCTTCAATGCTATCAGCTGTTAAG GTAGCTAAACGCTATGTTGAAACTGCCCTGGATTACAGCCAAGACATTGCCATTGGAGATGGACTTCAGGGTCCTTTTGACCATCTATTTAAGCTTAAGAGTAATGTCCATGGTACATGTAGATCACTTCCATTTGATCCAGATGATCTCTTGTTATATGCTATTACTGATTCTGGGATGAACAAAAAGTGGGGACGTTCCATTACAGATGCCGTCAGAGCTGCTATAGAAGGAGGTGCCACCATTCTCCAGCTAAG GGAAAAGGATTCTGAAACTAGGGATTTTCTTGAAGCAGCAAAAGCATGTGTTGAAATTTGCCGTTCCCATGGTGTTCCTCTTATAATAAATGACAGAATTGATGTTGCCATTGCTTGTGATTCCGATGGTGTGCATGTTGGTCAGTCGGACATGCCTGCTGGTGTTGCTCGCACTCTCCTTGGGCCTGAAAAGATCATTGGCGTTTCATGCAAAACCCCAGAGCAAGCTCAGCAAGCGTGGGTGGATGGTGCTGATTACATTGGTTGCGGTGGTGTATTTCCTACAAGTACAAAAGCAAGCGATATCACTGTTTCTTTGGAAGGGTTAAAAGCTGTATGTTTGTCTTCCAAGTTACCGGTGGTTGCCATAGGAGGCATCGGACTTTCAAATGCGCGGTCTGTATTGGAAATAGGCGTCCCTACTCTAAAGGGTGTTGCAGTTGTTTCGGCTCTTTTTGATAGAGAATCTGTTTTGACTGAGACCAGGAAGATGCATGCACTGCTAAAGGAGGTAGCCTTGCCTGTAAAATAa
- the LOC127801319 gene encoding thiamine biosynthetic bifunctional enzyme TH1, chloroplastic isoform X1: MLDRSLQIEQEIQDHHQFLRMGYSSCSQLLSGPLFFSKNCLRMRSQTQVSPKGFGQSRVSDSLFAKSRIHPSLMAMQEEGRGRVMKLPSDSSKVRIPHVLTVAGSDSGAGAGIQADLKACAARGVYCSTVITSVTAQNTVGVQGVNIVPEDFVAEQLKSVLSDMHVDVVKTGMLPSIGMVKVLYDSLKQFPVQVEYLKAALVVDPVMVSTSGDVLAGPSVYADFREVLLPMADIVTPNLKEASVLLGGFQLETVDDMCSAAKSIHDMGPRNVLVKGGDLAASLDAVDIFFDGENFYELRSPRIKTRNTHGTGCTLASCIAAELAKGSSMLSAVKVAKRYVETALDYSQDIAIGDGLQGPFDHLFKLKSNVHGTCRSLPFDPDDLLLYAITDSGMNKKWGRSITDAVRAAIEGGATILQLREKDSETRDFLEAAKACVEICRSHGVPLIINDRIDVAIACDSDGVHVGQSDMPAGVARTLLGPEKIIGVSCKTPEQAQQAWVDGADYIGCGGVFPTSTKASDITVSLEGLKAVCLSSKLPVVAIGGIGLSNARSVLEIGVPTLKGVAVVSALFDRESVLTETRKMHALLKEVALPVK; encoded by the exons ATGTTAGATCGAAGTCTACAAATAGAGCAAGAGATTCAAGACCATCACCAGTTCCTTCGCATGGGTTACAGCAGCTGCTCTCAACTTCTATCCGGTCCCCTATTCTTCTCCAAG AATTGTTTGCGAATGCGAAGCCAAACTCAAGTTTCCCCAAAAGGATTTGGTCAATCTAGGGTTTCAGACTCTCTGTTTGCAAAGTCAAGAATTCACCCGAGTTTGATGGCAATGCAAGAAGAAGGTAGGGGGCGCGTGATGAAACTCCCAAGTGATAGCTCTAAGGTGAGAATTCCCCATGTTCTCACTGTGGCCGGTTCTGATTCTGGAGCTGGTGCTGGAATTCAAGCTGACCTCAAGGCTTGTGCTGCCCGTGGCGTGTACTGTTCCACTGTTATCACTTCTGTCACTGCACAGAACACAGTTGGAGTTCAG GGTGTGAATATTGTGCCAGAGGATTTTGTTGCAGAACAATTAAAGTCCGTGCTCTCTGACATGCATGTTGATGTT GTGAAAACTGGCATGCTTCCTTCTATTGGCATGGTCAAGGTTTTGTACGACAGTCTTAAGCAGTTCCCAGTTCAAG TTGAATATTTGAAGGCAGCTTTAGTTGTTGACCCTGTCATGGTATCTACAAGTGGAGATGTACTGGCTGGTCCTTCAGTTTATGCTGATTTTCG GGAAGTTCTTCTTCCTATGGCTGACATTGTCACTCCAAATTTAAAAGAAGCATCTGTTTTACTCGGTGGTTTTCAGTTGGAAACAGTAGATGACATGTGTTCTGCTGCAAAATCTATCCATGATATGGGACCAAG AAATGTACTTGTCAAAGGTGGAGACCTTGCTGCTTCATTGGATGCTGTTGATATTTTCTTCGATG GTGAGAATTTCTATGAGCTTCGTTCACCCCGCATAAAAACTCGTAATACTCATGGAACTGGCTGCACTTTGGCTTCTTGTATAGCAGCCGAGCTTGCGAAAGGTTCTTCAATGCTATCAGCTGTTAAG GTAGCTAAACGCTATGTTGAAACTGCCCTGGATTACAGCCAAGACATTGCCATTGGAGATGGACTTCAGGGTCCTTTTGACCATCTATTTAAGCTTAAGAGTAATGTCCATGGTACATGTAGATCACTTCCATTTGATCCAGATGATCTCTTGTTATATGCTATTACTGATTCTGGGATGAACAAAAAGTGGGGACGTTCCATTACAGATGCCGTCAGAGCTGCTATAGAAGGAGGTGCCACCATTCTCCAGCTAAG GGAAAAGGATTCTGAAACTAGGGATTTTCTTGAAGCAGCAAAAGCATGTGTTGAAATTTGCCGTTCCCATGGTGTTCCTCTTATAATAAATGACAGAATTGATGTTGCCATTGCTTGTGATTCCGATGGTGTGCATGTTGGTCAGTCGGACATGCCTGCTGGTGTTGCTCGCACTCTCCTTGGGCCTGAAAAGATCATTGGCGTTTCATGCAAAACCCCAGAGCAAGCTCAGCAAGCGTGGGTGGATGGTGCTGATTACATTGGTTGCGGTGGTGTATTTCCTACAAGTACAAAAGCAAGCGATATCACTGTTTCTTTGGAAGGGTTAAAAGCTGTATGTTTGTCTTCCAAGTTACCGGTGGTTGCCATAGGAGGCATCGGACTTTCAAATGCGCGGTCTGTATTGGAAATAGGCGTCCCTACTCTAAAGGGTGTTGCAGTTGTTTCGGCTCTTTTTGATAGAGAATCTGTTTTGACTGAGACCAGGAAGATGCATGCACTGCTAAAGGAGGTAGCCTTGCCTGTAAAATAa
- the LOC127801319 gene encoding thiamine biosynthetic bifunctional enzyme TH1, chloroplastic isoform X4, whose product MKNCLRMRSQTQVSPKGFGQSRVSDSLFAKSRIHPSLMAMQEEGRGRVMKLPSDSSKVRIPHVLTVAGSDSGAGAGIQADLKACAARGVYCSTVITSVTAQNTVGVQGVNIVPEDFVAEQLKSVLSDMHVDVVKTGMLPSIGMVKVLYDSLKQFPVQVEYLKAALVVDPVMVSTSGDVLAGPSVYADFREVLLPMADIVTPNLKEASVLLGGFQLETVDDMCSAAKSIHDMGPRNVLVKGGDLAASLDAVDIFFDGENFYELRSPRIKTRNTHGTGCTLASCIAAELAKGSSMLSAVKVAKRYVETALDYSQDIAIGDGLQGPFDHLFKLKSNVHGTCRSLPFDPDDLLLYAITDSGMNKKWGRSITDAVRAAIEGGATILQLREKDSETRDFLEAAKACVEICRSHGVPLIINDRIDVAIACDSDGVHVGQSDMPAGVARTLLGPEKIIGVSCKTPEQAQQAWVDGADYIGCGGVFPTSTKASDITVSLEGLKAVCLSSKLPVVAIGGIGLSNARSVLEIGVPTLKGVAVVSALFDRESVLTETRKMHALLKEVALPVK is encoded by the exons ATGAAA AATTGTTTGCGAATGCGAAGCCAAACTCAAGTTTCCCCAAAAGGATTTGGTCAATCTAGGGTTTCAGACTCTCTGTTTGCAAAGTCAAGAATTCACCCGAGTTTGATGGCAATGCAAGAAGAAGGTAGGGGGCGCGTGATGAAACTCCCAAGTGATAGCTCTAAGGTGAGAATTCCCCATGTTCTCACTGTGGCCGGTTCTGATTCTGGAGCTGGTGCTGGAATTCAAGCTGACCTCAAGGCTTGTGCTGCCCGTGGCGTGTACTGTTCCACTGTTATCACTTCTGTCACTGCACAGAACACAGTTGGAGTTCAG GGTGTGAATATTGTGCCAGAGGATTTTGTTGCAGAACAATTAAAGTCCGTGCTCTCTGACATGCATGTTGATGTT GTGAAAACTGGCATGCTTCCTTCTATTGGCATGGTCAAGGTTTTGTACGACAGTCTTAAGCAGTTCCCAGTTCAAG TTGAATATTTGAAGGCAGCTTTAGTTGTTGACCCTGTCATGGTATCTACAAGTGGAGATGTACTGGCTGGTCCTTCAGTTTATGCTGATTTTCG GGAAGTTCTTCTTCCTATGGCTGACATTGTCACTCCAAATTTAAAAGAAGCATCTGTTTTACTCGGTGGTTTTCAGTTGGAAACAGTAGATGACATGTGTTCTGCTGCAAAATCTATCCATGATATGGGACCAAG AAATGTACTTGTCAAAGGTGGAGACCTTGCTGCTTCATTGGATGCTGTTGATATTTTCTTCGATG GTGAGAATTTCTATGAGCTTCGTTCACCCCGCATAAAAACTCGTAATACTCATGGAACTGGCTGCACTTTGGCTTCTTGTATAGCAGCCGAGCTTGCGAAAGGTTCTTCAATGCTATCAGCTGTTAAG GTAGCTAAACGCTATGTTGAAACTGCCCTGGATTACAGCCAAGACATTGCCATTGGAGATGGACTTCAGGGTCCTTTTGACCATCTATTTAAGCTTAAGAGTAATGTCCATGGTACATGTAGATCACTTCCATTTGATCCAGATGATCTCTTGTTATATGCTATTACTGATTCTGGGATGAACAAAAAGTGGGGACGTTCCATTACAGATGCCGTCAGAGCTGCTATAGAAGGAGGTGCCACCATTCTCCAGCTAAG GGAAAAGGATTCTGAAACTAGGGATTTTCTTGAAGCAGCAAAAGCATGTGTTGAAATTTGCCGTTCCCATGGTGTTCCTCTTATAATAAATGACAGAATTGATGTTGCCATTGCTTGTGATTCCGATGGTGTGCATGTTGGTCAGTCGGACATGCCTGCTGGTGTTGCTCGCACTCTCCTTGGGCCTGAAAAGATCATTGGCGTTTCATGCAAAACCCCAGAGCAAGCTCAGCAAGCGTGGGTGGATGGTGCTGATTACATTGGTTGCGGTGGTGTATTTCCTACAAGTACAAAAGCAAGCGATATCACTGTTTCTTTGGAAGGGTTAAAAGCTGTATGTTTGTCTTCCAAGTTACCGGTGGTTGCCATAGGAGGCATCGGACTTTCAAATGCGCGGTCTGTATTGGAAATAGGCGTCCCTACTCTAAAGGGTGTTGCAGTTGTTTCGGCTCTTTTTGATAGAGAATCTGTTTTGACTGAGACCAGGAAGATGCATGCACTGCTAAAGGAGGTAGCCTTGCCTGTAAAATAa
- the LOC127801319 gene encoding thiamine biosynthetic bifunctional enzyme TH1, chloroplastic isoform X3: protein MKACELSHRNCLRMRSQTQVSPKGFGQSRVSDSLFAKSRIHPSLMAMQEEGRGRVMKLPSDSSKVRIPHVLTVAGSDSGAGAGIQADLKACAARGVYCSTVITSVTAQNTVGVQGVNIVPEDFVAEQLKSVLSDMHVDVVKTGMLPSIGMVKVLYDSLKQFPVQVEYLKAALVVDPVMVSTSGDVLAGPSVYADFREVLLPMADIVTPNLKEASVLLGGFQLETVDDMCSAAKSIHDMGPRNVLVKGGDLAASLDAVDIFFDGENFYELRSPRIKTRNTHGTGCTLASCIAAELAKGSSMLSAVKVAKRYVETALDYSQDIAIGDGLQGPFDHLFKLKSNVHGTCRSLPFDPDDLLLYAITDSGMNKKWGRSITDAVRAAIEGGATILQLREKDSETRDFLEAAKACVEICRSHGVPLIINDRIDVAIACDSDGVHVGQSDMPAGVARTLLGPEKIIGVSCKTPEQAQQAWVDGADYIGCGGVFPTSTKASDITVSLEGLKAVCLSSKLPVVAIGGIGLSNARSVLEIGVPTLKGVAVVSALFDRESVLTETRKMHALLKEVALPVK, encoded by the exons ATGAAAGCATGTGAACTCTCTCATCGA AATTGTTTGCGAATGCGAAGCCAAACTCAAGTTTCCCCAAAAGGATTTGGTCAATCTAGGGTTTCAGACTCTCTGTTTGCAAAGTCAAGAATTCACCCGAGTTTGATGGCAATGCAAGAAGAAGGTAGGGGGCGCGTGATGAAACTCCCAAGTGATAGCTCTAAGGTGAGAATTCCCCATGTTCTCACTGTGGCCGGTTCTGATTCTGGAGCTGGTGCTGGAATTCAAGCTGACCTCAAGGCTTGTGCTGCCCGTGGCGTGTACTGTTCCACTGTTATCACTTCTGTCACTGCACAGAACACAGTTGGAGTTCAG GGTGTGAATATTGTGCCAGAGGATTTTGTTGCAGAACAATTAAAGTCCGTGCTCTCTGACATGCATGTTGATGTT GTGAAAACTGGCATGCTTCCTTCTATTGGCATGGTCAAGGTTTTGTACGACAGTCTTAAGCAGTTCCCAGTTCAAG TTGAATATTTGAAGGCAGCTTTAGTTGTTGACCCTGTCATGGTATCTACAAGTGGAGATGTACTGGCTGGTCCTTCAGTTTATGCTGATTTTCG GGAAGTTCTTCTTCCTATGGCTGACATTGTCACTCCAAATTTAAAAGAAGCATCTGTTTTACTCGGTGGTTTTCAGTTGGAAACAGTAGATGACATGTGTTCTGCTGCAAAATCTATCCATGATATGGGACCAAG AAATGTACTTGTCAAAGGTGGAGACCTTGCTGCTTCATTGGATGCTGTTGATATTTTCTTCGATG GTGAGAATTTCTATGAGCTTCGTTCACCCCGCATAAAAACTCGTAATACTCATGGAACTGGCTGCACTTTGGCTTCTTGTATAGCAGCCGAGCTTGCGAAAGGTTCTTCAATGCTATCAGCTGTTAAG GTAGCTAAACGCTATGTTGAAACTGCCCTGGATTACAGCCAAGACATTGCCATTGGAGATGGACTTCAGGGTCCTTTTGACCATCTATTTAAGCTTAAGAGTAATGTCCATGGTACATGTAGATCACTTCCATTTGATCCAGATGATCTCTTGTTATATGCTATTACTGATTCTGGGATGAACAAAAAGTGGGGACGTTCCATTACAGATGCCGTCAGAGCTGCTATAGAAGGAGGTGCCACCATTCTCCAGCTAAG GGAAAAGGATTCTGAAACTAGGGATTTTCTTGAAGCAGCAAAAGCATGTGTTGAAATTTGCCGTTCCCATGGTGTTCCTCTTATAATAAATGACAGAATTGATGTTGCCATTGCTTGTGATTCCGATGGTGTGCATGTTGGTCAGTCGGACATGCCTGCTGGTGTTGCTCGCACTCTCCTTGGGCCTGAAAAGATCATTGGCGTTTCATGCAAAACCCCAGAGCAAGCTCAGCAAGCGTGGGTGGATGGTGCTGATTACATTGGTTGCGGTGGTGTATTTCCTACAAGTACAAAAGCAAGCGATATCACTGTTTCTTTGGAAGGGTTAAAAGCTGTATGTTTGTCTTCCAAGTTACCGGTGGTTGCCATAGGAGGCATCGGACTTTCAAATGCGCGGTCTGTATTGGAAATAGGCGTCCCTACTCTAAAGGGTGTTGCAGTTGTTTCGGCTCTTTTTGATAGAGAATCTGTTTTGACTGAGACCAGGAAGATGCATGCACTGCTAAAGGAGGTAGCCTTGCCTGTAAAATAa
- the LOC127801482 gene encoding uncharacterized protein LOC127801482, with translation MAIRVIHPIVRPDQNGWRFGRARGRESAREWPAAEERVRGGEAPPADDCCPICFGSFIVPCRGPCGHWYCADCILQYWNHGAALQPCKCPMCSQKITRLIPDASLGHCQGGELLENVQKYNRLFVGGTRGLIMKVSELPLLMNRIIHEMMDPDAADNPLFKARLFAIFLGALYTVSPLDFLPTAGSRLDVIDMFDYFAIGLVSILYVVGLYRRRQRLQHVRQLVAVQPDTI, from the exons ATGGCGATCCGCGTTATACATCCCATAGTCAGACCAGACCAGAACGGTTGGCGTTTC GGGCGAGCGAGGGGGAGAGAGTCGGCGAGGGAGTGGCCGGCGGCGGAGGAGAGGGTTAGAGGGGGCGAGGCGCCGCCGGCGGACGACTGCTGTCCCATCTGCTTCGGCAGCTTCATCGTCCCTTGCCGAGGCCCCTGCGGCCACTGGTACTGCG CTGATTGCATTTTACAGTACTGGAACCATGGAGCAGCACTTCAGCCCTGCAAGTGCCCCATGTGCTCTCAGAAGATTACTAGGCTGATCCCAGATGCATCATTGGGCCACTGCCAAGGTGGTGAACTTTTGGAAAATGTCCAGAAGTATAATCGTCTTTTTGTGGGAGGCACGCGTGGCCTCATTATG AAAGTGTCTGAGTTGCCATTGCTCATGAACAGAATAATTCATGAGATGATGGATCCTGATGCAGCTGATAACCCCCTTTTCAAAGCACGCCTGTTTGCA ATATTTCTGGGTGCCCTCTATACTGTCAGCCCTTTAGATTTCCTTCCAACAG CAGGATCGCGTTTGGATGTTATAGACATGTTTGATTACTTTGCTATTGGGCTGGTTTCTATCCTGTATGTGGTTGGCCTTTACCGCAGACGGCAACGGTTGCAACATGTGAGGCAGTTGGTAGCTGTGCAACCTGACACAATTTGA